A genome region from Coffea arabica cultivar ET-39 chromosome 7e, Coffea Arabica ET-39 HiFi, whole genome shotgun sequence includes the following:
- the LOC113701128 gene encoding BTB/POZ domain-containing protein At3g49900-like isoform X1, with protein sequence MEALSLRVWKDLGVVDTIFEEEGEDPATTPSVSPLLSPSPTTPLHSLVEAWSLASGDEIDVVVHVEDSCFYLHKAPLRSRSGYMKRLLKEDSSELSLSPPLNITAETFSLVTEFCYGAHIVITPFNVAPLRIAAELLEMTEANGIPDDCLRQKTETYLRRAVAVNQEYATVVLRSAVSIFPEAETTACLVSRCIEALMSMHDGDDAGDMTCLNDVLKLGPDDFQLVVESLNQRLTTHDLLYRVLDLYLKGHVGKITEEQKTRMCNHIDCSILSSQVLMHAVQNPRMPLIFVVQAMFVEQLNTRRSIFSAADHRSRKNSNEASATLGAILQRDAALRQVAQLKAAMSTTNSRIQDLEKELNGMRKRFQESQNSQNSLDSGRSQSFRFSSENKIERGQVGSVSSASFRIMTSKDHRGAGSSSFDQESCDRSQSAEKKLGRRLMDGLKSALRVSSLVSKKKFESSGAGKFGGDGENVTEKCEIGKGDVIVIKKDLPYHR encoded by the exons ATGGAAGCTCTGAGCTTGAGGGTCTGGAAAGATTTAGGGGTTGTTGACACTATCTTCGAGGAAGAAGGTGAAGACCCCGCAACCACTCCTTCTGTCTCCCCATTGCTCTCGCCATCTCCCACTACACCTCTCCACTCTCTAGTAGAGGCGTG GTCACTGGCTTCTGGAGATGAAATAGATGTGGTGGTACATGTTGAGGATTCATGTTTCTACCTGCATAAG GCTCCATTAAGATCGCGGAGCGGGTATATGAAACGGCTGCTCAAGGAGGATTCCTCCGAATTAAGCCTCTCTCCGCCGTTAAACATAACGGCCGAGACGTTTTCTCTAGTAACCGAATTCTGCTACGGGGCCCACATTGTCATTACTCCCTTTAACGTCGCACCCCTTCGAATCGCAGCTGAGTTGCTAGAGATGACGGAGGCCAACGGAATTCCAGATGATTGCTTGCGCCAGAAGACGGAAACTTACCTCCGGCGTGCAGTCGCCGTTAACCAGGAGTACGCCACTGTTGTGCTGCGTTCCGCTGTGTCTATATTCCCGGAGGCTGAGACGACGGCGTGTCTCGTTAGTAGATGCATTGAAGCATTGATGTCGATGCATGACGGTGACGACGCCGGAGACATGACTTGCCTGAACGACGTTCTCAAGTTAGGGCCTGATGATTTTCAACTAGTAGTGGAGTCATTGAATCAGCGGTTGACCACTCATGACCTCCTTTACAGGGTACTTGACCTTTATCTCAAG GGACACGTTGGGAAGATAACAGAAGAACAGAAAACCCGAATGTGCAACCACATAGACTGCTCCATCCTGTCCTCTCAAGTTCTAATGCATGCAGTGCAAAATCCTAGAATGCCACTTATATTTGTAGTTCAGGCCATGTTTGTTGAGCAGCTCAACACCCGTCGCTCCATCTTCTCTGCAGCTGATCACCGTAGTCGTAAGAATTCCAATGAAGCATCTGCCACACTTGGTGCAATTCTCCAACGTGATGCAGCACTCCGACAAGTGGCACAGCTCAAAGCGGCCATGAGCACCACAAACTCGCGCATTCAGGATTTGGAAAAGGAGCTAAATGGGATGAGGAAGCGTTTCCAAGAATCACAAAACAGTCAAAATTCACTGGACTCTGGTAGATCACAAAGTTTTCGTTTTAGCTCGGAGAATAAAATCGAAAGAGGGCAAGTAGGATCGGTTTCTTCAGCAAGCTTTCGTATTATGACAAGTAAAGATCATAGAGGTGCAGGGTCTTCTTCATTTGATCAAGAATCGTGCGACAGGAGTCAGTCAGCTGAAAAGAAACTAGGGAGGAGATTAATGGATGGATTGAAGAGCGCGCTTCGAGTATCGAGTTTAGTCTCAAAGAAGAAGTTTGAAAGCAGCGGTGCTGGCAAATTTGGAGGAGATGGGGAGAACGTTACTGAAAAATGTGAAATTGGGAAAGGGGATGTCATAGTCATAAAGAAGGATCTTCCCTATCATCGTTAG
- the LOC113701128 gene encoding BTB/POZ domain-containing protein At3g49900-like isoform X2, producing the protein MKRLLKEDSSELSLSPPLNITAETFSLVTEFCYGAHIVITPFNVAPLRIAAELLEMTEANGIPDDCLRQKTETYLRRAVAVNQEYATVVLRSAVSIFPEAETTACLVSRCIEALMSMHDGDDAGDMTCLNDVLKLGPDDFQLVVESLNQRLTTHDLLYRVLDLYLKGHVGKITEEQKTRMCNHIDCSILSSQVLMHAVQNPRMPLIFVVQAMFVEQLNTRRSIFSAADHRSRKNSNEASATLGAILQRDAALRQVAQLKAAMSTTNSRIQDLEKELNGMRKRFQESQNSQNSLDSGRSQSFRFSSENKIERGQVGSVSSASFRIMTSKDHRGAGSSSFDQESCDRSQSAEKKLGRRLMDGLKSALRVSSLVSKKKFESSGAGKFGGDGENVTEKCEIGKGDVIVIKKDLPYHR; encoded by the exons ATGAAACGGCTGCTCAAGGAGGATTCCTCCGAATTAAGCCTCTCTCCGCCGTTAAACATAACGGCCGAGACGTTTTCTCTAGTAACCGAATTCTGCTACGGGGCCCACATTGTCATTACTCCCTTTAACGTCGCACCCCTTCGAATCGCAGCTGAGTTGCTAGAGATGACGGAGGCCAACGGAATTCCAGATGATTGCTTGCGCCAGAAGACGGAAACTTACCTCCGGCGTGCAGTCGCCGTTAACCAGGAGTACGCCACTGTTGTGCTGCGTTCCGCTGTGTCTATATTCCCGGAGGCTGAGACGACGGCGTGTCTCGTTAGTAGATGCATTGAAGCATTGATGTCGATGCATGACGGTGACGACGCCGGAGACATGACTTGCCTGAACGACGTTCTCAAGTTAGGGCCTGATGATTTTCAACTAGTAGTGGAGTCATTGAATCAGCGGTTGACCACTCATGACCTCCTTTACAGGGTACTTGACCTTTATCTCAAG GGACACGTTGGGAAGATAACAGAAGAACAGAAAACCCGAATGTGCAACCACATAGACTGCTCCATCCTGTCCTCTCAAGTTCTAATGCATGCAGTGCAAAATCCTAGAATGCCACTTATATTTGTAGTTCAGGCCATGTTTGTTGAGCAGCTCAACACCCGTCGCTCCATCTTCTCTGCAGCTGATCACCGTAGTCGTAAGAATTCCAATGAAGCATCTGCCACACTTGGTGCAATTCTCCAACGTGATGCAGCACTCCGACAAGTGGCACAGCTCAAAGCGGCCATGAGCACCACAAACTCGCGCATTCAGGATTTGGAAAAGGAGCTAAATGGGATGAGGAAGCGTTTCCAAGAATCACAAAACAGTCAAAATTCACTGGACTCTGGTAGATCACAAAGTTTTCGTTTTAGCTCGGAGAATAAAATCGAAAGAGGGCAAGTAGGATCGGTTTCTTCAGCAAGCTTTCGTATTATGACAAGTAAAGATCATAGAGGTGCAGGGTCTTCTTCATTTGATCAAGAATCGTGCGACAGGAGTCAGTCAGCTGAAAAGAAACTAGGGAGGAGATTAATGGATGGATTGAAGAGCGCGCTTCGAGTATCGAGTTTAGTCTCAAAGAAGAAGTTTGAAAGCAGCGGTGCTGGCAAATTTGGAGGAGATGGGGAGAACGTTACTGAAAAATGTGAAATTGGGAAAGGGGATGTCATAGTCATAAAGAAGGATCTTCCCTATCATCGTTAG
- the LOC113702170 gene encoding adenylyl-sulfate kinase 3-like → MIGVTNKSLILLGCPELDFGKSTSSSSRKLGFPKQRVPVSFDFCGINKGLSGSPPVRSSFLAPLKAMDGSRTSSTASSSYLNDKVANFPEIHLSGCNSDDNVTVNDCKDVLKTSTVGNSTNIVWHKCSVEKSDRQELLGQKGCVIWITGLSGSGKSTLACALCRGLHARGKLTYILDGDNVRHGLNRDLSFKAEDRAENIRRIGEVAKLFADAGVICIASLISPYRKDRDACRALLPDGAFIEVFMDVPLQVCEARDPKGLYKLARAGKIKGFTGIDDPYEPPLNSEIALHQKVGLCDSPHDLAETVISYLEEKGYLEP, encoded by the exons ATGATTGGGGTTACCAATAAGTCGTTGATTCTCCTGGGCTGTCCTGAGTTGGACTTTGGGAAATCGACATCGTCATCGTCCAGGAAGTTAGGGTTCCCTAAGCAACGGGTACCGGTTAGCTTTGATTTCTGTGGAATTAATAAAGGCTTGAGTGGTAGTCCCCCAGTGAGATCGAGCTTTCTGGCGCCACTTAAGGCAATGGACGGCTCCAGAACGTCGTCGACGGCGTCTTCGTCCTACCTCAATGACAAAGTTGCCAACTTTCCCGAAATTCACCTTTCTGGTTGCAATTCCGACGATAACGTCACAGTAAATGATT GTAAAGATGTGTTGAAAACGTCTACAGTGGGGAATTCAACGAATATAGTTTGGCACAAATGTTCTGTGGAAAAAAGTGACAGGCAGGAGTTGCTTGGGCAAAAAGGTTGTGTCATATGGATTACCGGTCTAAGCGGTTCAG GAAAGAGCACCTTGGCATGTGCTTTATGCAGAGGGTTGCATGCCAGGGGAAAGCTTACCTACATACTTGATGGTGATAACGTTCGGCATGGTCTCAATCGTGATCTTAGCTTTAAAGCAGAAGATCGAGCAGAGAACATTAGAAGGATCG GTGAAGTTGCAAAGCTCTTTGCTGATGCTGGAGTTATTTGCATCGCCAGTTTGATATCTCCCTACAGAAAGGACCGAGATGCCTGTCGCGCTTTGCTGCCAGATGGGGCTTTCATTGAG GTCTTCATGGATGTGCCTCTGCAAGTTTGTGAGGCAAGGGACCCTAAGGGCTTGTACAAACTTGCACGAGCTGGAAAAATTAAAG GCTTCACAGGGATTGATGACCCATACGAGCCGCCACTTAATTCAGAG ATAGCGTTACACCAGAAGGTTGGGCTATGTGATTCTCCACATGATTTGGCTGAAACAGTGATCTCATACTTGGAGGAAAAAGGATACCTGGAGCCATAA
- the LOC113702064 gene encoding peptidyl-prolyl cis-trans isomerase CYP65 isoform X2: MGKKQHSKDRLFLTKTEWATEWGGAKSKEIRTPFKRLPFYCCALTFTPFEDPVCTKDGNVFDIMNIIPYIRKFGKNPVNGAPLKPEDLIPLTFHKNAEGEYHCPVLNKVFTEFTHIVAVKTTGNVFCYEAIKELNLKTKNWKELLTDEPFTREDLITIQNPNALDSRALLDFDHVKNSLKVDDEELKRMESDPTYNINVTGDIKQMLKELGTEQAKEIALHGGGGIKAKNERAAALEAILAARSRIKDESNGNGESAKKAYSIVDAASASVHGRSANAAKSASDDKTAARIALHMAGERTPVNAKLVKSRFTTGAASRSFTSTAFDPVTQNEYEYIKVEKNPKKKGYVRLQTTHGDLNIELHCDITPRTCENFISLCERGYYNGVAFHRNIRNFMIQGGDPTGTGKGGESIWGKPFKDELNSKLLHSGRGVVSMANSGPHTNGSQFFILYKSANHLNFKHTVFGGVVGGLTTLSAMEKVPVDDDDRPLEEIKITEVEIYVNPYADSDEEDEKKSTNENNAEDEENDKVGSWYSNPGTGTLGSQGLGGGVGKYLKARNSQVESTTAGDSSLPAVSVTKKRKVGVSTGEYKDFSSW, from the exons ATGGGGAAGAAACAGCACAGCAAAGATCGGTTGTTCCTAACGAAGACGGAATGGGCAACGGAGTGGGGAGGtgcaaaatccaaagaaattcgcACGCCTTTCAAACGCCTCCCTTTCTATTGCTGCGC TCTTACGTTCACCCCATTCGAGGATCCGGTTTGCACCAAAGACGGCAACGTCTTCGACATCAT GAACATAATTCCTTACATTAGGAAGTTTGGGAAGAATCCAGTTAACGGGGCTCCGCTCAAGCCAGAGGACTTAATTCCACTTACTTTCCATAAGAATGCTGAAG GCGAATATCATTGTCCGGTGCTGAATAAGGTTTTTACAGAGTTCACACACATAGTTGCAGTGAAGACTACTGGGAATGTGTTCTGTTATGAG GCTATTAAAGAACTAAACCTTAAAACCAAGAACTGGAAGGAGCTCCTTACAGATGAACCATTCACTAGGGAAGACCTAATAACTATACAA AATCCAAATGCACTGGACAGCAGGGCTCTCCTTGATTTTGATCACGTCAAAAATAGTTTGAAAGTTGACGATGAAG AATTAAAAAGGATGGAATCAGATCCCACATATAATATAAATGTTACTGGGGATATCAAGCAGATGCTAAAGGAACTTGGCACTGAACAAGCAAAGGAAATTGCTCTGCATGGTGGCGGTGGAATCAAGGCAAAAAATGAAAGAGCTGCTGCACTTGAGGCTATATTGGCTGCAAGGTCACGCATAAAGGATGAGTCCAATGGGAATGGTGAGTCAGCCAAGAAGGCTTATAGTATTGTGGATGCTGCTTCTGCCTCTGTTCATGGAAGAAGTGCAAATGCTGCAAAGTCTGCTTCAGATGATAAAACAGCTGCTAGAATAGCTTTGCACATGGCGGGTGAGAGGACACCAGTGAATGCCAAGCTG GTAAAGAGTCGTTTTACCACTGGTGCTGCTTCGCGGTCCTTCACTTCTACTGCTTTTGATCCTGTTACCCAAAATGAGTATGAATACATCAAAGTTGAGAAGAACCCAAAGAAGAAAGGCTATGTTCGCCTGCAAACAACACACGGTGATCTAAATATTGAGCTGCACTGTGATATAACTCCAAGAACATGCGAGAACTTCATCAGTTTATGTGAACGTGGGTATTACAATGGAGTAGCTTTCCACAGAAATATAAG GAACTTTATGATTCAAGGTGGAGATCCCACTGGGACTGGAAAAGGGGGTGAGTCGATATGGGGAAAGCCCTTCAAAGATGAACTAAACTCTAAATTGCTTCATTCTGGAAGGGGTGTTGTTAGCATGGCCAACTCTGGTCCTCACACAAATGGTTCACAGTTCTTCATCCTGTACAAATCTGCAAATCATTTGAACTTCAAACACACagtgtttggtggagttgtagGAGGTTTGACAACGCTTTCTGCCATGGAGAAGGTCCCTGTTGATGACGATGACCGGCCTCTG GAAGAAATCAAGATAACTGAAGTAGAAATATATGTGAATCCTTATGCAGATTCTGATGAAGAGGACGAGAAGAAGAGTACTAATGAGAACAATgctgaagatgaagaaaat GATAAGGTTGGCTCATGGTACAGCAATCCAGGGACTGGAACTTTAGGGAGTCAAGGTTTGGGTGGTGGTGTAGGGAAGTACTTGAAAGCAAGGAATTCACAGGTTGAGTCTACTACTGCTGGTGACAGCAGTCTACCCGCGGTTTCTGTGACAAAGAAACGAAAAGTGGGTGTCTCAACAGGAGAATATAAAGATTTTTCTTCGTGGTAA
- the LOC113702064 gene encoding peptidyl-prolyl cis-trans isomerase CYP65 isoform X1, which yields MGKKQHSKDRLFLTKTEWATEWGGAKSKEIRTPFKRLPFYCCALTFTPFEDPVCTKDGNVFDIMNIIPYIRKFGKNPVNGAPLKPEDLIPLTFHKNAEGEYHCPVLNKVFTEFTHIVAVKTTGNVFCYEAIKELNLKTKNWKELLTDEPFTREDLITIQNPNALDSRALLDFDHVKNSLKVDDEELKRMESDPTYNINVTGDIKQMLKELGTEQAKEIALHGGGGIKAKNERAAALEAILAARSRIKDESNGNGESAKKAYSIVDAASASVHGRSANAAKSASDDKTAARIALHMAGERTPVNAKLVKSRFTTGAASRSFTSTAFDPVTQNEYEYIKVEKNPKKKGYVRLQTTHGDLNIELHCDITPRTCENFISLCERGYYNGVAFHRNIRNFMIQGGDPTGTGKGGESIWGKPFKDELNSKLLHSGRGVVSMANSGPHTNGSQFFILYKSANHLNFKHTVFGGVVGGLTTLSAMEKVPVDDDDRPLEEIKITEVEIYVNPYADSDEEDEKKSTNENNAEDEENDKVGSWYSNPGTGTLGSQGLGGGVGKYLKARNSQVESTTAGDSSLPAVSVTKKRKVGVSTGEYKDFSSCS from the exons ATGGGGAAGAAACAGCACAGCAAAGATCGGTTGTTCCTAACGAAGACGGAATGGGCAACGGAGTGGGGAGGtgcaaaatccaaagaaattcgcACGCCTTTCAAACGCCTCCCTTTCTATTGCTGCGC TCTTACGTTCACCCCATTCGAGGATCCGGTTTGCACCAAAGACGGCAACGTCTTCGACATCAT GAACATAATTCCTTACATTAGGAAGTTTGGGAAGAATCCAGTTAACGGGGCTCCGCTCAAGCCAGAGGACTTAATTCCACTTACTTTCCATAAGAATGCTGAAG GCGAATATCATTGTCCGGTGCTGAATAAGGTTTTTACAGAGTTCACACACATAGTTGCAGTGAAGACTACTGGGAATGTGTTCTGTTATGAG GCTATTAAAGAACTAAACCTTAAAACCAAGAACTGGAAGGAGCTCCTTACAGATGAACCATTCACTAGGGAAGACCTAATAACTATACAA AATCCAAATGCACTGGACAGCAGGGCTCTCCTTGATTTTGATCACGTCAAAAATAGTTTGAAAGTTGACGATGAAG AATTAAAAAGGATGGAATCAGATCCCACATATAATATAAATGTTACTGGGGATATCAAGCAGATGCTAAAGGAACTTGGCACTGAACAAGCAAAGGAAATTGCTCTGCATGGTGGCGGTGGAATCAAGGCAAAAAATGAAAGAGCTGCTGCACTTGAGGCTATATTGGCTGCAAGGTCACGCATAAAGGATGAGTCCAATGGGAATGGTGAGTCAGCCAAGAAGGCTTATAGTATTGTGGATGCTGCTTCTGCCTCTGTTCATGGAAGAAGTGCAAATGCTGCAAAGTCTGCTTCAGATGATAAAACAGCTGCTAGAATAGCTTTGCACATGGCGGGTGAGAGGACACCAGTGAATGCCAAGCTG GTAAAGAGTCGTTTTACCACTGGTGCTGCTTCGCGGTCCTTCACTTCTACTGCTTTTGATCCTGTTACCCAAAATGAGTATGAATACATCAAAGTTGAGAAGAACCCAAAGAAGAAAGGCTATGTTCGCCTGCAAACAACACACGGTGATCTAAATATTGAGCTGCACTGTGATATAACTCCAAGAACATGCGAGAACTTCATCAGTTTATGTGAACGTGGGTATTACAATGGAGTAGCTTTCCACAGAAATATAAG GAACTTTATGATTCAAGGTGGAGATCCCACTGGGACTGGAAAAGGGGGTGAGTCGATATGGGGAAAGCCCTTCAAAGATGAACTAAACTCTAAATTGCTTCATTCTGGAAGGGGTGTTGTTAGCATGGCCAACTCTGGTCCTCACACAAATGGTTCACAGTTCTTCATCCTGTACAAATCTGCAAATCATTTGAACTTCAAACACACagtgtttggtggagttgtagGAGGTTTGACAACGCTTTCTGCCATGGAGAAGGTCCCTGTTGATGACGATGACCGGCCTCTG GAAGAAATCAAGATAACTGAAGTAGAAATATATGTGAATCCTTATGCAGATTCTGATGAAGAGGACGAGAAGAAGAGTACTAATGAGAACAATgctgaagatgaagaaaat GATAAGGTTGGCTCATGGTACAGCAATCCAGGGACTGGAACTTTAGGGAGTCAAGGTTTGGGTGGTGGTGTAGGGAAGTACTTGAAAGCAAGGAATTCACAGGTTGAGTCTACTACTGCTGGTGACAGCAGTCTACCCGCGGTTTCTGTGACAAAGAAACGAAAAGTGGGTGTCTCAACAGGAGAATATAAAGATTTTTCTTCGTG TAGCTGA
- the LOC113702064 gene encoding peptidyl-prolyl cis-trans isomerase CYP65 isoform X3, translated as MKFLSLCSSGIAMQAFNATYSVIHYCVYAGEYHCPVLNKVFTEFTHIVAVKTTGNVFCYEAIKELNLKTKNWKELLTDEPFTREDLITIQNPNALDSRALLDFDHVKNSLKVDDEELKRMESDPTYNINVTGDIKQMLKELGTEQAKEIALHGGGGIKAKNERAAALEAILAARSRIKDESNGNGESAKKAYSIVDAASASVHGRSANAAKSASDDKTAARIALHMAGERTPVNAKLVKSRFTTGAASRSFTSTAFDPVTQNEYEYIKVEKNPKKKGYVRLQTTHGDLNIELHCDITPRTCENFISLCERGYYNGVAFHRNIRNFMIQGGDPTGTGKGGESIWGKPFKDELNSKLLHSGRGVVSMANSGPHTNGSQFFILYKSANHLNFKHTVFGGVVGGLTTLSAMEKVPVDDDDRPLEEIKITEVEIYVNPYADSDEEDEKKSTNENNAEDEENDKVGSWYSNPGTGTLGSQGLGGGVGKYLKARNSQVESTTAGDSSLPAVSVTKKRKVGVSTGEYKDFSSCS; from the exons ATGAAGTTTCTCAGTCTTTGCTCATCTGGTATAGCAATGCAGGCGTTTAATGCCACATATAGTGTTATCCATTATTGTGTTTATGCAGGCGAATATCATTGTCCGGTGCTGAATAAGGTTTTTACAGAGTTCACACACATAGTTGCAGTGAAGACTACTGGGAATGTGTTCTGTTATGAG GCTATTAAAGAACTAAACCTTAAAACCAAGAACTGGAAGGAGCTCCTTACAGATGAACCATTCACTAGGGAAGACCTAATAACTATACAA AATCCAAATGCACTGGACAGCAGGGCTCTCCTTGATTTTGATCACGTCAAAAATAGTTTGAAAGTTGACGATGAAG AATTAAAAAGGATGGAATCAGATCCCACATATAATATAAATGTTACTGGGGATATCAAGCAGATGCTAAAGGAACTTGGCACTGAACAAGCAAAGGAAATTGCTCTGCATGGTGGCGGTGGAATCAAGGCAAAAAATGAAAGAGCTGCTGCACTTGAGGCTATATTGGCTGCAAGGTCACGCATAAAGGATGAGTCCAATGGGAATGGTGAGTCAGCCAAGAAGGCTTATAGTATTGTGGATGCTGCTTCTGCCTCTGTTCATGGAAGAAGTGCAAATGCTGCAAAGTCTGCTTCAGATGATAAAACAGCTGCTAGAATAGCTTTGCACATGGCGGGTGAGAGGACACCAGTGAATGCCAAGCTG GTAAAGAGTCGTTTTACCACTGGTGCTGCTTCGCGGTCCTTCACTTCTACTGCTTTTGATCCTGTTACCCAAAATGAGTATGAATACATCAAAGTTGAGAAGAACCCAAAGAAGAAAGGCTATGTTCGCCTGCAAACAACACACGGTGATCTAAATATTGAGCTGCACTGTGATATAACTCCAAGAACATGCGAGAACTTCATCAGTTTATGTGAACGTGGGTATTACAATGGAGTAGCTTTCCACAGAAATATAAG GAACTTTATGATTCAAGGTGGAGATCCCACTGGGACTGGAAAAGGGGGTGAGTCGATATGGGGAAAGCCCTTCAAAGATGAACTAAACTCTAAATTGCTTCATTCTGGAAGGGGTGTTGTTAGCATGGCCAACTCTGGTCCTCACACAAATGGTTCACAGTTCTTCATCCTGTACAAATCTGCAAATCATTTGAACTTCAAACACACagtgtttggtggagttgtagGAGGTTTGACAACGCTTTCTGCCATGGAGAAGGTCCCTGTTGATGACGATGACCGGCCTCTG GAAGAAATCAAGATAACTGAAGTAGAAATATATGTGAATCCTTATGCAGATTCTGATGAAGAGGACGAGAAGAAGAGTACTAATGAGAACAATgctgaagatgaagaaaat GATAAGGTTGGCTCATGGTACAGCAATCCAGGGACTGGAACTTTAGGGAGTCAAGGTTTGGGTGGTGGTGTAGGGAAGTACTTGAAAGCAAGGAATTCACAGGTTGAGTCTACTACTGCTGGTGACAGCAGTCTACCCGCGGTTTCTGTGACAAAGAAACGAAAAGTGGGTGTCTCAACAGGAGAATATAAAGATTTTTCTTCGTG TAGCTGA
- the LOC113701139 gene encoding protein SHORT-ROOT, producing MDTLFRLVSLQQPSDQSFNSSRTSSSSRSSRQNHHYNQHQQQEEEEECFNFFMDDEDFSSSSSRPHYNPYQQHQQQTSSTPTPTTTNTSSTPTHHPYESADFSFSPARDINQEFASSFSGKWASDILLETARAIADKNSSRVQQLMWMLNELSSPYGDTDQKLASYFLQALFSRMTDSGERCYRALVSASEKTCSFESTRKMVLKFQEVSPWTTFGHVACNGAILEAVEGEPKLHIIDISNTFCTQWPTLLEALATRSDETPHLRLTTVVVSKAGAAGGGAAGVQKVMKEIGSRMEKFARLMGVPFKFNVLHHAGDLSELNLSELDIKEDEALAINCVGALHSVSTLGNRRDFLISIFRSLQPRIMAVVEEEADLDVGFDGYDFVKGFQECLRWFRVYFESLDDSFPKTSNERLMLERQAGRAIVDLVACPAAESIERLETATRWSHRLHASGFGPVSFSDEVCDDVRALLRRYKDGWSMAQCNESAGIFLSWKDQPVVWASAWRA from the coding sequence ATGGATACTTTGTTTAGACTTGTCAGCCTCCAACAACCATCTGATCAGTCCTTCAACTCCAGCAGAACTTCAAGCAGCTCTAGATCTTCTAGACAAAACCACCATTACAACCAACATcaacaacaagaagaagaagaagaatgctTCAACTTTTTCATGGATGATGAAGActtctcctcttcttcttccagGCCGCACTACAATCCTTACCAGCAGCATCAGCAGCAAACTTCAAGCACCCCAACCCCTACCACCACTAACACAAGCAGCACCCCCACTCACCATCCCTATGAATCAGctgatttttctttctccccTGCCAGGGACATAAACCAAGAATTTGCTTCTTCGTTTTCTGGCAAGTGGGCTTCCGATATTCTCCTCGAAACAGCCCGAGCCATTGCGGATAAGAACAGTTCTCGCGTGCAGCAGCTCATGTGGATGCTCAATGAGCTCAGCTCACCCTACGGCGACACTGATCAGAAGCTCGCCTCTTATTTCCTCCAGGCCTTATTCAGCCGCATGACGGACTCCGGAGAGCGATGCTATCGTGCCTTAGTATCTGCGTCAGAAAAAACTTGCTCTTTCGAGTCAACTAGAAAAATGGTTCTGAAATTTCAAGAGGTTAGTCCGTGGACAACTTTTGGACACGTTGCTTGTAATGGGGCGATCCTGGAGGCTGTTGAAGGAGAGCCTAAGTTGCACATAATTGATATTAGCAACACGTTTTGCACGCAATGGCCTACTCTTCTAGAAGCCCTAGCAACACGAAGCGACGAAACCCCGCATCTCCGCCTCACGACGGTGGTGGTCAGCAAGGCTGGCGCCGCCGGAGGAGGAGCCGCGGGCGTGCAAAAAGTCATGAAAGAGATAGGTAGTAGAATGGAGAAGTTTGCTAGACTTATGGGCGTGCCCTTCAAATTTAACGTGTTACATCATGCAGGCGATTTATCCGAACTAAATTTATCTGAATTGGATATTAAGGAAGATGAGGCACTGGCCATCAACTGCGTAGGAGCATTACACTCGGTTTCAACGCTCGGTAATCGTAGGGACTTTCTCATTTCCATTTTTAGAAGTTTGCAGCCTAGGATCATGGCTGTTGTGGAAGAAGAAGCTGATCTTGATGTAGGATTTGATGGTTACGATTTTGTCAAAGGTTTTCAAGAATGTTTGAGATGGTTTAGGGTTTACTTCGAATCATTGGACGACAGTTTCCCGAAAACGAGTAACGAACGTTTGATGTTGGAGCGCCAAGCTGGACGCGCCATAGTTGACCTCGTGGCGTGCCCCGCTGCCGAGTCGATAGAGCGGCTAGAGACCGCCACGCGCTGGTCACATCGCTTACATGCATCCGGCTTTGGACCCGTTTCGTTTAGTGACGAGGTGTGCGATGATGTACGCGCCCTTTTGAGGAGGTACAAGGACGGTTGGTCAATGGCACAGTGCAATGAGTCGGCCGGAATTTTCTTGTCCTGGAAAGATCAGCCGGTGGTTTGGGCTAGTGCATGGAGGGCCTGA